One Cucurbita pepo subsp. pepo cultivar mu-cu-16 chromosome LG20, ASM280686v2, whole genome shotgun sequence genomic window carries:
- the LOC111782607 gene encoding DNA-(apurinic or apyrimidinic site) lyase → MKRFFKPIEKEGSSKKAALTPSLKDGDDSEASVSDKKEPLKFITWNANSLLLRVKNDWPEFTKFVTNFDPDIIAIQEVRIPAAGSKGASKNQGELKDDTSTSREEKQMLMRALSSPPFANYRVWWSLSDSKYAGTALFIKKCFQPKKVFFNLDRIASKHEVDGRVILAEFEAFRLLNTYSPNNGWKEEENSFKRRRKWDKRMLEFVIQSSDKPLIWCGDLNVSHEDIDVSHPEFFSAAKLNGYIPPNKEDCGQPGFTLAERKRFSAILKEGKLIDAYRFLHKEKDMERGFSWSGNPIGKYRGKRMRIDYFLASESLADRIVSCEMHGQGIELQGFYGSDHCPVSLELSEASSCPESQKS, encoded by the exons ATGAAGCGCTTCTTTAAACCAATAGAGAAGGAAGGGTCTTCGAAGAAGGCGGCTCTCACACCTTCACTGAAAGATGGTGATGATTCGGAAGCATCAGTGTCGGACAAGAAAGAGCCTCTTAAGTTTATAACTTGGAATGCAAATAGTTTACTTCTCAGAGTTAAAAACGACTGGCCGGAATTCACCAAGTTTGTTACCAATTTTGATCCGGATATTATTGCCATACAA GAAGTAAGGATTCCTGCAGCAGGTTCAAAAGGTGCATCTAAAAACCAAGGAGAATTGAAAGATGACACAAGTACATCACGGGAAGAGAAGCAG ATGCTGATGCGTGCTCTTTCCAGTCCACCATTTGCAAATTATCGTGTTTGGTGGTCTCTTTCAGATTCCAAGTATGCTGGAACtgcattgtttataaaaaagtgttttcaaccaaaaaagGTTTTCTTCAATCTGGACAGAATAG CTTCAAAGCATGAAGTGGATGGTCGTGTAATTTTAGCTGAATTCGAGGCATTTCGTTTATTGAATACATATTCACCAAATAATGGATGGAAGGAAGAGGAGAACTCTTTtaagaggagaagaaaatgggaTAAGAGAATGTTGGAATTTGTTATCCAATCTTCTGATAAGCCTCTTATATGGTGCGGTGACCTAAATGTTAG TCATGAAGATATTGATGTGAGCCATCCAGAGTTTTTCAGCGCAGCAAAACTTAATGGGTACATACCCCCAAATAAGGAG GATTGTGGACAGCCTGGTTTTACCTTGGCTGAAAGGAAGCGTTTCAGTGCCATATTGAAAGA GGGAAAGCTGATAGATGCATATAGATTCCTGCACAAGGAGAAAGACATGGAGCGTGGCTTCTCTTGGTCTGGGAACCCTATTGGAAA GTATCGAGGCAAAAGGATGAGAATCGACTATTTCTTAGCTTCCGAGAGTCTGGCAGATAGGATTGTTTCGTGTGAGATGCATGGGCAAGGGATTGAATTACAAG